One segment of Zhihengliuella halotolerans DNA contains the following:
- a CDS encoding LysR family transcriptional regulator: MIDHRLTTLRAFASCGTIAATAELTGYSPSAVSAQLRELQNSLGMRLLVKEGRGLQLTSAGRSLVLRSDALVAEWERIKATAMSESGEAPTDFGLGGFSTAASNLLVPLAADMRRTRPEVRVHVAEASPSRCLELLAAERIDLAVVVATEAEASLGSDARFQETTLLNDPLDVMIPADHEHAGRESISLTELAGEAWISDAVGTPYRSLFAAAFTAVGVTPRVEHEATEWETATALVGAGMGLGLIPRLASLGGAENVTRLPISGLGRPTRRIVATIRRGTEGAPLIADSLGFLRTTARRLLSERLDEST, encoded by the coding sequence ATGATCGATCACCGTCTGACGACCCTGCGGGCCTTCGCCTCCTGCGGGACCATAGCTGCCACGGCGGAACTCACGGGGTACTCCCCGTCGGCAGTCTCCGCCCAACTGCGGGAGCTGCAGAATTCGCTCGGTATGAGACTCCTTGTGAAGGAGGGGCGGGGGTTGCAGCTGACGTCAGCGGGACGCTCCCTAGTCCTGCGGAGCGACGCGCTCGTCGCCGAGTGGGAGCGCATCAAGGCGACCGCCATGTCGGAGTCCGGTGAGGCGCCGACCGACTTCGGCCTCGGCGGCTTTTCGACGGCGGCCTCGAACCTGCTCGTCCCGCTCGCCGCGGATATGCGTCGGACACGTCCGGAGGTTCGCGTACACGTCGCCGAAGCGAGTCCGTCCCGGTGCCTCGAGCTGTTGGCGGCCGAACGCATCGATCTAGCCGTCGTGGTGGCCACGGAGGCGGAAGCGAGTCTGGGCAGCGACGCGCGCTTCCAAGAGACGACGCTGCTCAATGACCCGCTGGACGTGATGATTCCGGCGGATCACGAGCATGCCGGCCGCGAGTCGATCTCCCTGACCGAGCTCGCCGGCGAGGCCTGGATTTCAGACGCAGTGGGCACGCCCTATCGGTCCCTCTTCGCCGCGGCCTTCACGGCCGTGGGCGTGACGCCGAGGGTCGAGCACGAGGCGACCGAATGGGAGACCGCGACGGCCCTCGTGGGCGCGGGCATGGGCCTCGGGCTGATTCCCCGACTGGCGAGCCTCGGCGGGGCCGAGAACGTCACGCGCCTGCCGATCTCGGGTCTGGGGCGTCCGACGCGGCGGATCGTCGCGACCATCCGCCGGGGGACCGAAGGCGCGCCGCTTATCGCGGACTCCCTCGGGTTCCTGCGCACGACGGCGCGGCGGCTTCTCTCCGAGCGTCTGGACGAGTCCACCTAG
- a CDS encoding low molecular weight phosphatase family protein produces the protein MSNETPARNTSTPNSGNDRSTMDRHVLMREVNHLAARYRGIFAPEMIERYLFESYTTLSRSARVRTYLAATATHFTADRLHALAQSMGAAPKDQPEVLFVCVENAGRSQLAAAFMRKIGGDAISVRSAGSNPSAELHPVTLYLMQQRGLPTEGLYPKPLTDDVVRAADVVVTMGCGDACPIYPDKQYTDWDLDDLRAVDEAGAEAVAEDIERRVTALWEELRNR, from the coding sequence ATGAGCAACGAGACTCCCGCCCGGAACACTTCGACACCGAACTCGGGTAATGACCGCTCGACCATGGACCGCCACGTCCTGATGCGGGAGGTCAACCACCTGGCCGCGCGGTATCGCGGGATCTTCGCACCGGAGATGATCGAGCGCTACCTGTTCGAGTCGTACACCACGCTCAGCCGCAGCGCGCGCGTGCGCACCTACTTGGCGGCGACCGCGACGCACTTCACTGCGGACCGGCTGCACGCCCTTGCACAGTCGATGGGCGCGGCCCCGAAGGACCAGCCGGAGGTCCTGTTCGTGTGCGTCGAGAACGCCGGTCGATCGCAGCTGGCCGCCGCGTTCATGCGGAAGATCGGCGGCGACGCCATCTCCGTTCGCTCCGCAGGGTCGAACCCATCCGCCGAGTTGCACCCCGTCACCCTGTACCTCATGCAGCAACGCGGGTTGCCGACCGAAGGCTTGTACCCGAAGCCGCTGACGGACGACGTCGTGCGGGCTGCCGACGTCGTCGTGACAATGGGCTGCGGCGACGCCTGCCCGATCTATCCGGACAAGCAGTACACCGACTGGGATCTCGACGACCTCCGCGCGGTCGACGAAGCCGGCGCCGAGGCGGTCGCGGAGGACATCGAACGCCGCGTGACCGCGCTCTGGGAAGAGCTCCGCAACCGCTGA
- a CDS encoding arsenate reductase ArsC: protein MSSKPSVLFVCVHNAGRSQMAAAFLTSLAGDQIDVRSAGSAPAETVNPAAVEAMAELGIDMSTEVPKILTTDAVAASDVVITMGCGDECPFFPGKRYEDWKLEDPAGQGVDAVRPIRDDIKRRIEALIASLVPASF, encoded by the coding sequence ATGAGCAGCAAACCCTCCGTCCTGTTCGTCTGCGTCCACAATGCCGGACGCTCCCAGATGGCCGCAGCCTTCCTGACGAGCCTCGCCGGGGACCAGATCGACGTGCGCTCCGCCGGTTCGGCGCCGGCGGAGACGGTCAACCCGGCTGCCGTGGAGGCGATGGCCGAGCTCGGCATCGACATGTCGACCGAGGTCCCCAAGATTCTGACGACCGACGCGGTTGCGGCATCCGACGTCGTCATCACGATGGGCTGCGGCGACGAGTGCCCGTTCTTCCCGGGCAAGCGCTACGAGGACTGGAAGCTCGAGGATCCCGCCGGGCAGGGCGTCGACGCCGTCCGCCCCATCCGCGACGACATCAAACGACGCATCGAAGCGCTCATCGCGTCCCTCGTCCCCGCCTCCTTCTAG
- the arsB gene encoding ACR3 family arsenite efflux transporter, translating into MPQADTRAPAPPLDETAHVVAKLSVLDRFLPVWIVAAMAVGLGLGAVVPGFGEALEAVQIAGVSLPIAIGLLVMMYPVLAKVRYNETQRVIGDRKLMITSLVINWVLAPAFMFVLAWIFLADLPEYRTGLIIVGLARCIAMVLIWNDLACGDREAAAVLVAVNSVFQVFMFGILGWFYLQLLPSWLGLPTTSAEFSIWAITISVLVFLGIPLVAGYLTRTLGERARGREWYEAKLLPKIGPWALYGLLFTIVVLFALQGEQIASRPLDVARIALPLIVYFLVTFFASMLIGYVLKLGYARTTTLSFTASGNNFELAIAVAIATFGATSGQALAGVVGPLIEVPILVALVYVALWARKFFTASPAPIER; encoded by the coding sequence GTGCCCCAGGCCGACACCCGCGCCCCCGCCCCGCCGCTCGACGAGACCGCTCACGTCGTCGCGAAACTGTCCGTGCTCGACCGCTTCCTGCCCGTCTGGATTGTGGCCGCCATGGCCGTCGGCCTCGGACTCGGCGCGGTGGTCCCGGGCTTCGGCGAAGCCCTCGAGGCCGTGCAGATCGCCGGGGTCTCCCTGCCCATCGCCATCGGCCTGCTGGTCATGATGTACCCCGTGCTGGCGAAGGTCCGTTACAACGAGACGCAGCGCGTCATTGGCGACAGGAAGCTCATGATCACGTCCCTCGTGATCAACTGGGTGCTGGCTCCGGCCTTCATGTTCGTGCTCGCCTGGATCTTCCTCGCCGACCTGCCGGAGTACCGGACCGGCCTGATCATCGTGGGCCTGGCGCGCTGCATCGCGATGGTGCTGATCTGGAACGATCTCGCCTGCGGCGACCGCGAAGCCGCCGCCGTCCTCGTCGCCGTGAACTCCGTCTTCCAGGTCTTCATGTTCGGCATCCTCGGCTGGTTCTACCTGCAGCTGCTGCCCAGCTGGCTCGGCCTGCCGACGACGAGCGCAGAGTTCTCCATCTGGGCCATCACGATCTCCGTCTTGGTCTTCCTCGGCATCCCGCTCGTCGCCGGCTACCTGACGCGCACCCTCGGCGAGCGCGCCCGCGGGAGGGAGTGGTACGAGGCGAAGCTGCTGCCGAAGATCGGCCCATGGGCCCTCTACGGCCTCTTGTTCACGATCGTCGTGCTCTTCGCGCTGCAGGGCGAGCAGATCGCGAGCCGCCCGCTCGACGTCGCGCGGATCGCGCTGCCCCTGATTGTTTACTTCCTCGTCACGTTCTTCGCCTCGATGCTGATCGGCTACGTGCTTAAGCTCGGTTACGCACGCACGACCACACTGTCCTTCACTGCATCGGGCAACAACTTCGAGCTGGCGATCGCCGTGGCGATCGCGACGTTCGGGGCGACGAGCGGTCAGGCCCTGGCCGGCGTCGTCGGGCCGCTGATCGAGGTCCCGATCCTCGTGGCCCTCGTCTACGTGGCCCTCTGGGCCCGCAAGTTCTTCACCGCCAGCCCCGCACCGATCGAGAGGTAG
- a CDS encoding NAD(P)-binding protein — MNQHDDDALPVAVIGAGPIGLATAAHLLERGLPVVVLEAAASVGATVSAWGHVKTFSTWQYNIDAAARRLLDAAGWEAPKPKRLPTGADLVEQYLAPLAATAPIARALHLSHRVTAVSRAGTDGRGLDKTHSRGRDDSPFLLRIAATGAQDATAADGATGAGSRDAVVVQKTLYARAVIDASGTWEQPNPVGPAGLEAPGEREARGAGLITSALPDVLGADLERFAGRHTLVVGAGHSAANTLLLLGRLADAEPGTRVTWALRAADPARVYGGGDADGLPARGALGARLKNMVDTGRIELRTSFSVAETLPAGGRLDVLARTPDGEEVLTVDSLVPATGFRPDLDVLRELRLDLDPAVEAPRALGPLIDPEFHSCGTVEPHGARLLAHPEKDFYIVGMKSYGRAPTFLMATGYEQVRSIAAALAGDAEGAERLELELPETGVCSAGAGSSCDAPAPAEQEAADDDGAAGCCPTPEPVLIGVPTGLAHGRQGAE, encoded by the coding sequence ATGAACCAGCACGACGACGACGCGCTTCCCGTCGCGGTCATCGGGGCCGGGCCGATCGGCCTGGCGACCGCGGCCCACCTGCTCGAACGCGGCCTCCCCGTCGTCGTACTCGAGGCAGCAGCCTCCGTCGGCGCGACCGTGTCGGCCTGGGGTCATGTCAAGACCTTCTCGACGTGGCAGTACAACATCGACGCCGCCGCGCGCAGGCTGTTGGACGCGGCAGGGTGGGAAGCCCCGAAGCCCAAGCGCCTGCCGACCGGCGCGGATCTGGTCGAGCAGTACCTCGCCCCGCTCGCCGCAACCGCACCCATCGCCCGCGCCCTGCACCTCAGCCACCGGGTCACGGCCGTTTCCCGGGCGGGGACCGACGGGCGCGGGCTCGACAAGACGCACTCACGGGGCCGGGACGACTCACCTTTCCTGCTGCGCATCGCGGCAACCGGCGCACAGGACGCAACCGCAGCGGACGGCGCGACCGGCGCGGGCAGCCGCGACGCCGTCGTCGTACAGAAGACGCTGTACGCACGGGCCGTGATCGATGCGTCAGGCACGTGGGAGCAGCCGAACCCCGTCGGCCCGGCGGGGCTCGAGGCCCCCGGCGAGCGCGAGGCCCGCGGGGCCGGGCTGATCACCTCGGCGCTGCCGGACGTGCTCGGCGCCGATCTCGAGCGGTTCGCCGGTCGCCATACGCTGGTCGTCGGCGCAGGTCACTCGGCGGCGAACACGCTACTCCTGCTCGGCCGCCTGGCCGACGCGGAGCCGGGAACGCGGGTCACGTGGGCACTGCGCGCGGCCGACCCGGCGCGGGTCTACGGCGGCGGCGATGCGGACGGGCTGCCGGCTCGCGGCGCGCTCGGTGCGCGCCTGAAGAACATGGTGGACACGGGCCGGATCGAGCTGCGCACCTCTTTCTCCGTCGCTGAGACCCTGCCCGCCGGCGGCCGTCTGGACGTGCTCGCACGCACGCCTGACGGCGAGGAGGTCCTGACCGTGGACTCGCTCGTGCCCGCCACCGGATTCCGCCCGGACCTGGACGTGCTGCGCGAGTTGCGGTTGGATCTCGACCCGGCGGTCGAAGCTCCGCGCGCGCTCGGCCCGCTCATCGACCCGGAGTTCCACAGTTGCGGGACGGTCGAGCCGCACGGCGCGCGCCTCCTGGCACACCCCGAGAAGGACTTCTACATCGTGGGCATGAAGAGCTACGGCCGCGCGCCGACGTTCTTGATGGCAACCGGGTACGAGCAAGTGCGCTCGATCGCCGCAGCCCTCGCCGGCGATGCCGAGGGCGCCGAGCGCCTCGAACTCGAACTGCCAGAGACCGGAGTCTGCTCGGCGGGCGCCGGCAGCAGCTGCGACGCACCCGCCCCGGCCGAACAGGAAGCGGCCGACGACGACGGCGCCGCCGGGTGCTGCCCCACCCCGGAGCCGGTGCTCATCGGAGTCCCGACCGGTCTCGCGCACGGCCGGCAGGGTGCAGAATAA
- a CDS encoding ArsR/SmtB family transcription factor gives MAEALAEVAEKTADGACCLPSVETPGLSAADSSVLAARFKALADPNRLRLLSLVAAGDSGEACVCDLTGPLDLGQPTVSHHLKILVDAGLLAREKRGVWAYYSVVPGALDDLAGALGAFGANA, from the coding sequence ATGGCGGAAGCACTTGCGGAGGTCGCAGAGAAGACCGCCGACGGCGCCTGCTGCCTGCCGTCGGTGGAGACTCCCGGCCTGAGCGCAGCGGATTCGTCGGTGCTGGCTGCGCGGTTCAAGGCGCTCGCCGACCCGAACCGGCTGCGCCTGCTCTCACTCGTGGCGGCCGGGGACTCGGGTGAGGCCTGCGTGTGCGACTTGACCGGTCCGCTCGATCTCGGCCAGCCGACCGTTTCCCACCACCTGAAGATCCTCGTCGACGCCGGCCTGCTCGCCCGCGAGAAGCGCGGCGTCTGGGCGTACTACTCCGTGGTGCCCGGCGCGCTCGACGACCTGGCCGGCGCCCTGGGCGCATTCGGCGCCAACGCCTGA
- a CDS encoding low molecular weight phosphatase family protein, whose product MTVKPAVLFVCSKNGGKSQMAAGLMTLEAGDDVVVTSAGTKPAEKINTLSAEVLLDAGVDIRAEVPKPLTVENMRAAGLVVVLGAEAQVEPVDGVVIERWETDEPSARGIAGRERMELVRDDIHARVKELKARLLG is encoded by the coding sequence ATGACCGTCAAGCCCGCAGTCCTGTTCGTCTGCTCGAAGAACGGCGGCAAGTCCCAGATGGCCGCCGGCCTGATGACGCTCGAGGCCGGTGACGACGTCGTGGTGACGAGTGCGGGCACCAAGCCCGCCGAGAAGATCAACACGCTTTCCGCCGAGGTCCTGCTCGACGCCGGCGTCGACATCCGTGCCGAGGTCCCCAAGCCGCTCACCGTGGAGAACATGCGCGCCGCCGGGCTCGTGGTCGTGCTCGGGGCAGAGGCGCAGGTCGAGCCGGTCGACGGCGTCGTGATCGAGCGCTGGGAGACCGACGAGCCGAGCGCGCGCGGCATCGCGGGGCGGGAACGCATGGAGCTCGTCCGCGACGACATCCACGCGCGCGTGAAGGAGTTGAAGGCCCGCCTGCTCGGTTAG
- a CDS encoding carboxyl transferase domain-containing protein, whose amino-acid sequence MTATPRPRRTTARELIAEVLDGGTFVSWDRTPETGHLPPSYRDELAAAAAKSGTDESIITGEGRVNGRRVAVAVSEFGFLGGSIGMAAADRLVRLFDRAATEGLAVLASPASGGTRMQEGTPAFVSMVGISAAVRRHRLAGLPYLVYLRDPTTGGVMASWGSQGHVTVAQPGALLGFLGPRVYETIYGRPFPAGVQVAENLQAKGLIDAVVPLSELAGVVDRALRILAPADSQRHDGGAPAATPPTPPAPAGPEDVWRSIEATRATRRPSVRHLLKYGASDILPLSGTAQGERDPSMFLALARLGGRACVVVGQDRRPERSEPLGPAFLREARRGMRLAEQLSIPLVTVIDTEGAALSREAEEGGLAGEIARSITELIGLRTATVSVLLGQGTGGGALALLPADRTIAAANAWLSPLPPEGASAIVYRDTEHAAQLAAEQHVDSASLFAAGIVDTVVPEPGPADERPREFSRDMADAVAAALAEVSALPLASLLAGREHKYARIGLPL is encoded by the coding sequence ATGACCGCCACGCCCCGCCCCCGCCGCACCACGGCGCGCGAACTGATCGCGGAGGTGCTCGACGGCGGCACGTTCGTCTCGTGGGACCGCACCCCCGAGACCGGGCACCTGCCGCCGTCGTACCGGGACGAGCTCGCGGCCGCTGCCGCGAAGAGCGGGACGGACGAGTCCATCATCACGGGCGAGGGCCGGGTCAACGGGCGTCGCGTGGCGGTCGCCGTGAGCGAGTTCGGCTTCCTGGGCGGATCCATCGGCATGGCAGCCGCCGACCGCCTCGTGCGCCTGTTCGACCGGGCCGCCACCGAGGGGCTCGCCGTGCTCGCGAGCCCGGCCTCGGGCGGCACGCGCATGCAGGAAGGCACGCCGGCGTTCGTTTCGATGGTCGGCATCTCGGCCGCGGTGCGTCGCCACCGGCTCGCGGGGCTGCCGTATCTCGTGTACCTGCGCGACCCGACCACCGGCGGCGTCATGGCCTCGTGGGGATCGCAGGGCCACGTCACCGTCGCGCAGCCGGGCGCGCTGCTCGGGTTCCTCGGCCCGCGCGTCTACGAGACGATCTACGGCCGCCCGTTCCCCGCCGGCGTGCAGGTCGCCGAGAACCTGCAGGCCAAGGGGCTGATCGACGCAGTCGTCCCGCTGAGCGAGCTCGCCGGGGTGGTCGACCGCGCCCTGCGGATCCTCGCCCCCGCCGATTCCCAGCGGCACGACGGCGGCGCCCCGGCCGCCACACCGCCCACACCGCCCGCGCCGGCCGGCCCCGAGGACGTGTGGCGGTCGATCGAGGCGACGCGCGCGACGCGCCGACCCTCGGTGCGACACCTGCTCAAGTACGGCGCCTCCGACATCCTGCCGCTCTCCGGCACGGCGCAGGGAGAACGCGACCCGAGCATGTTCCTGGCCCTCGCGCGGCTCGGCGGGCGCGCGTGCGTCGTCGTCGGGCAGGACCGGCGGCCCGAGCGTTCCGAGCCGTTGGGGCCGGCGTTCCTGCGCGAGGCCCGGCGCGGAATGCGCCTGGCCGAGCAGCTCTCGATCCCGCTCGTCACCGTCATCGACACCGAGGGCGCCGCGCTCTCCCGTGAAGCGGAGGAGGGTGGGCTGGCCGGGGAGATCGCCCGGTCGATCACGGAGCTGATCGGGTTGCGCACCGCGACGGTCTCAGTGCTCCTGGGCCAGGGCACAGGCGGCGGGGCGCTCGCGCTGCTGCCAGCGGACCGCACGATCGCCGCGGCCAACGCGTGGCTCTCGCCGCTGCCGCCGGAGGGTGCCAGCGCGATCGTCTACCGCGACACGGAGCACGCCGCGCAACTGGCCGCCGAGCAGCACGTCGACTCCGCGTCGCTGTTCGCGGCCGGGATCGTCGACACCGTGGTGCCCGAGCCGGGACCAGCCGACGAGCGCCCACGGGAGTTCTCGCGCGATATGGCCGACGCCGTCGCCGCGGCCCTGGCTGAGGTGTCGGCGCTGCCGCTGGCGTCGCTGCTGGCGGGCCGAGAACACAAGTACGCCCGCATCGGACTGCCCCTCTGA
- a CDS encoding CaiB/BaiF CoA transferase family protein, translated as MSGPATPPATGPLTGTTVLDLSRALAGPHAGMMLGDLGARVIKVESAAGDDTRRWGPPFVGPEDDPQATYFLSCNRNKESVSLDLKDDDGRATLEALVADADVLIENFRPGVMDRLGLGFERLHALNPALVILSISGFGHDGPESHRSGYDQILQGEAGLMSLTGSGPDDPQRVGVPIADLLAGMYGAYGVAAALAERERTGRGQVVRTSLLAAVVGVHAFQGTRATVAHEVPRAQGNHHPSIAPYGLFRCAGGQVQISVGSEKLWASFVEAFGLGDRVEGLETNAERVHRREDVIRIVEEAFAAYGPADLLARLDAAGVPAGKVRTLDEVYAWEQVASQHLRVDVDHPVLGPVTLPGPAVRFFGTNGAETTRLEHTPPPTLDQHGAAIRAAARGAADAGAGAAPAPATGGGR; from the coding sequence ATGAGCGGCCCCGCGACTCCCCCGGCCACCGGCCCGCTGACCGGAACGACGGTTCTGGACCTCAGCCGCGCCCTGGCCGGCCCGCACGCGGGCATGATGCTCGGAGATCTGGGCGCACGCGTCATCAAGGTCGAGAGCGCCGCCGGCGACGACACCCGCCGCTGGGGACCGCCGTTCGTCGGGCCCGAGGACGACCCGCAGGCCACCTACTTCCTCTCCTGCAACCGCAACAAGGAGTCCGTGTCGCTCGATCTCAAGGACGACGACGGCCGGGCCACCCTCGAGGCGCTCGTCGCCGACGCGGACGTGCTGATCGAGAACTTCCGCCCGGGCGTCATGGACCGCCTCGGGCTCGGTTTCGAGCGGCTGCACGCGCTCAACCCGGCCCTGGTGATCCTGTCGATCTCGGGGTTCGGGCACGACGGCCCGGAGTCCCACCGCAGCGGATACGACCAGATCCTGCAGGGCGAGGCCGGCCTGATGTCCCTCACTGGGTCAGGCCCGGACGATCCCCAGCGAGTCGGCGTCCCGATCGCGGACCTGCTGGCCGGGATGTACGGGGCCTATGGAGTCGCCGCTGCGCTGGCCGAGCGGGAGCGCACGGGCCGCGGCCAAGTCGTGCGGACTTCGCTTCTGGCCGCCGTCGTCGGGGTGCACGCCTTCCAGGGCACGCGGGCCACGGTCGCGCACGAGGTCCCGCGCGCGCAGGGCAACCACCACCCCTCGATCGCCCCCTACGGGCTGTTCCGGTGCGCCGGCGGGCAGGTGCAGATCAGCGTGGGCAGTGAGAAGCTGTGGGCCTCCTTCGTCGAGGCGTTCGGCCTGGGCGACCGCGTCGAGGGACTCGAAACCAACGCGGAGCGCGTGCACCGGCGTGAGGACGTCATCCGCATCGTGGAGGAGGCGTTCGCGGCCTACGGCCCCGCGGACCTGCTGGCGCGGCTCGACGCCGCCGGCGTCCCCGCCGGCAAGGTCCGCACCCTCGACGAGGTCTACGCGTGGGAGCAGGTCGCCTCGCAGCACCTGCGGGTCGACGTCGACCACCCCGTCCTGGGGCCTGTGACCCTGCCGGGGCCGGCCGTGCGCTTTTTCGGTACGAACGGCGCCGAGACGACCCGGCTCGAGCACACCCCGCCGCCCACCCTCGACCAGCACGGGGCCGCAATCCGCGCCGCAGCCCGCGGCGCCGCCGACGCGGGAGCCGGCGCTGCCCCGGCGCCAGCCACGGGGGGCGGCCGATGA
- a CDS encoding amidohydrolase — protein MTHAIDRIRPLDAAAQEHVHALYRHLHAHPELSMQEHATADFIAAELDALGVENFRCGGTGVVGILRNGEGPVVAFRADTDGLPIAEDTGLDYASTATGTLADGTEVPVMHGCGHDTHVAALLAAARMLDASRDGWAGTIVLLFQPGEETAAGARAMVDDGLWDRAPRPEAVLGQHVMPLRAGTIAISSGTAMAMADALRVTVRGKQSHGSQPQHAIDPIVLASSIVTRLQTIVSRELDPMDPAVVTVGTFHAGLKENIIPDRAEFTLNIRTLTPPVREQVLAAVERIVKAEAAAAAAPEPTIEKLYDFPENYNDPAAAARVTTALEHAIGAENVNATGPLMGSEDFGHLGSAIGVPTVYWMFGGFDRDEDVPMNHSPFFGPVPEPTLTTAARAAVAGVLAWVGSDDEEATA, from the coding sequence ATGACACACGCCATCGACCGGATCCGGCCGCTCGACGCCGCGGCCCAGGAGCACGTGCACGCCCTCTACCGGCACCTGCACGCCCACCCCGAGTTGAGCATGCAGGAGCACGCCACCGCCGACTTCATCGCCGCGGAGCTGGACGCGCTGGGCGTCGAGAACTTCCGCTGCGGCGGCACCGGCGTCGTCGGCATCCTGCGCAACGGCGAGGGCCCCGTCGTCGCCTTCCGCGCCGACACCGACGGCCTGCCCATCGCCGAGGACACGGGACTAGACTACGCGTCGACGGCGACCGGCACACTGGCCGACGGCACGGAGGTCCCCGTCATGCACGGGTGCGGGCACGACACCCACGTGGCCGCACTGCTCGCCGCCGCCCGGATGCTCGACGCGTCCCGCGACGGCTGGGCCGGGACGATCGTGCTGCTCTTCCAGCCCGGTGAGGAGACGGCAGCGGGCGCCCGCGCCATGGTCGACGACGGCCTCTGGGACAGAGCTCCCCGCCCCGAAGCGGTGCTGGGCCAGCACGTCATGCCGCTGCGGGCCGGGACGATCGCGATCAGCAGCGGGACCGCAATGGCCATGGCCGACGCCCTGCGCGTGACCGTGCGCGGCAAGCAGTCGCACGGCTCGCAGCCCCAGCACGCGATCGACCCGATCGTCCTCGCCTCGTCCATCGTGACCCGCCTGCAGACGATCGTCTCCCGTGAGCTGGATCCGATGGATCCCGCCGTCGTCACGGTCGGCACCTTCCACGCCGGCCTGAAGGAGAACATCATCCCGGACCGGGCAGAGTTCACGCTCAACATCCGCACGCTGACGCCGCCCGTGCGCGAGCAGGTGCTGGCCGCCGTCGAACGCATCGTGAAAGCCGAGGCCGCCGCCGCGGCCGCCCCCGAACCGACGATCGAGAAGCTCTACGACTTCCCGGAGAACTACAACGATCCCGCTGCGGCCGCCCGCGTGACCACCGCGCTCGAACACGCCATCGGCGCCGAGAACGTGAACGCCACGGGCCCCCTCATGGGGTCGGAGGACTTCGGCCACCTCGGGTCTGCCATCGGCGTTCCCACGGTCTACTGGATGTTCGGCGGCTTCGACCGCGACGAGGACGTGCCCATGAACCACTCCCCCTTCTTCGGCCCCGTGCCCGAACCGACCCTCACGACCGCGGCGCGCGCTGCCGTCGCCGGCGTGCTCGCCTGGGTCGGCTCCGACGACGAGGAGGCCACCGCATGA
- a CDS encoding DUF5058 family protein — MSSTSAVVAASGASTDIAAVANSPVLWICALGVFAIIFVQTAIYMKAARTAGSSVDLDKKDLTRAFRSGAIASVGPSLAVVIVAIALLALFGTPAVLVRIGLIGSVSTEVASASIAASSLGADLGGPDYTQQVFAIAFIAMCLSGGAWMLATLILTPLLKRGGNKLSEVNPAAMALIPGAALLGAFTTLTVAELPKSGLGALTIGISAIIMAGLLFTAKKLNAGWIKEWALGISIIVALTFAYFAHTATVA; from the coding sequence ATGAGCAGCACATCAGCGGTCGTCGCCGCGAGCGGCGCATCCACCGACATCGCCGCGGTGGCCAACTCGCCGGTCCTGTGGATCTGCGCACTCGGCGTCTTCGCCATCATCTTCGTCCAGACGGCGATCTACATGAAAGCGGCCCGCACGGCCGGTTCGTCCGTCGATCTGGACAAGAAGGACCTGACGCGGGCCTTCCGCTCCGGCGCCATCGCCTCAGTGGGTCCGTCGCTCGCCGTCGTCATCGTGGCAATCGCACTGCTGGCGCTCTTCGGGACACCCGCGGTGCTGGTCCGGATCGGCCTCATCGGCTCGGTGTCGACCGAGGTCGCCTCAGCGTCCATCGCCGCCTCGTCGCTCGGCGCGGACCTCGGCGGGCCCGACTACACGCAGCAGGTTTTCGCTATCGCCTTCATCGCGATGTGCCTCAGCGGTGGTGCCTGGATGCTGGCGACCCTCATCCTGACCCCGCTGCTCAAGCGCGGCGGGAACAAGCTCTCCGAGGTGAACCCGGCCGCGATGGCGCTCATCCCGGGCGCCGCGCTGCTGGGAGCGTTCACGACCCTGACGGTCGCTGAGCTGCCCAAGTCCGGCCTCGGCGCGCTCACGATCGGCATCTCGGCGATCATCATGGCTGGACTCCTCTTCACGGCGAAGAAACTCAACGCCGGCTGGATCAAGGAGTGGGCCCTCGGCATCTCGATCATCGTCGCCCTGACGTTCGCCTACTTCGCCCACACGGCCACCGTCGCCTGA